One Cucurbita pepo subsp. pepo cultivar mu-cu-16 chromosome LG09, ASM280686v2, whole genome shotgun sequence DNA window includes the following coding sequences:
- the LOC111801369 gene encoding uncharacterized protein LOC111801369, with protein sequence MVVKLVRWTSWQTFSSRKYEAIINLRRLEGLANLSLKDSSGLVVEIKWKGQKIIGLSSWRRSVKRNYTDKGNVCEDGASVDWNEEFRILCSILGSKEDLIPPWKLSLTVLQKGENQVLRNSYAVVGTASLNLAEYASSYDGNEIPISLPLNVRGSTAAELSPLLLLSLSLVELRTDTKPSRTVRRSIMPVTLSPTSPFALSTEKEGLSAIRAGLDRVKIFRHCVSAGKPEEVFHEENIATVDGFYIKDKDSSQSSSLDSDSIDDGGNEEDSRVQELFGYEKLAHANRVAGIFLPGTKTNNGDECWIYCGNGAGCLDIDSDSSQTTQQNSMRKILSWRKRKLSFKSRKIKEEPLLKKHYGEEGGDDIDFARRQQSTNELFTWWYNLELSAAAFGDDNFAVGSWEQKEVTSRDGHLKVNTEVFFASIDQRSERASGESACTALVAVIADWLLSNQDEMPIKSELDNLIRDGSAEWRNLCDNKDYLEQFPDKHFDLDTVIDAKIRPLSVAAEKSYVGFFHPEGLEEEGVFEFLKGAMSFDTIWDEISLLAADLPTNTGESMVYIVSWNDHFFILKVDKDAYYIIDTLGERLYEGCNQAYILKFDRETVISRLPNKTKASEEKTSDTKQSKNTESSDKKASIDTKQSKSKESLKEKNTIDTNQSKSSEPSEAEPSTTDVPQLNNTEMLEEKPPVDVMQPSDSEEATTPEQSSSPKEASTENKDESRNDDDTDEEVVCTGKECCQEYIKSFLAAIPIRELLEDVKKKGLSSSTPLHQRLQIEFHRAKMMLDESNFGKSND encoded by the exons ATGGTGGTGAAACTGGTCCGATGGACGTCTTGGCAGACGTTCTCGTCGAGAAAATACGAGGCGATCATCAATCTTCGCCGATTGGAAGGTTTGGCGAATCTATCGCTGAAGGATTCGAGTGGTTTAGTGGTGGAAATCAAGTGGAAAGGGCAGAAAATTATAGGTCTGAGTTCTTGGCGACGGTCTGTGAAGAGGAACTACACAGATAAGGGCAATGTCTGTGAAGATGGAGCATCGGTGGATTGGAATGAAGAGTTTAGGATTTTGTGTTCAATTCTCGGCTCGAAAGAGGATCTGATTCCTCCATGGAAGCTTTCTCTCACAGTTCTTCAAAAA GGAGAAAACCAAGTACTTCGAAATAGCTATGCTGTAGTCGGGACTGCATCACTGAACCTTGCAGAATATGCTTCTTCATATGATGGAAATGAGATTCCGATCAGCCTTCCTCTCAACGTCCGTGGCAGCACTGCAGCAGAGCTTAGCCCCTTGCTCCTT CTCTCTCTTAGCCTCGTGGAGCTGAGAACTGATACAAAGCCTTCGAGGACGGTGCGGAGGTCGATTATGCCTGTGACGCTCTCCCCAACTTCACCATTTGCTTTGTCAACAGAGAAAGAAGGGTTATCTGCAATAAGAGCAGGTCTAGATagagttaaaatatttagacaTTGTGTATCAGCAGGAAAACCCGAGGAAGTATTCCATGAAGAAAACATTGCTACAGTTGATGGGTTTTACATTAAGGATAAGGATTCTTCTCAGAGTTCTTCGCTTGATTCGGACTCGATAGATGATGGTGGGAACGAGGAGGATTCACGTGTTCAGGAGCTATTTGGTTATGAAAAACTAGCCCATGCCAACCGTGTAGCAGGAATTTTCCTCCCTGGTACAAAAACCAACAATGGAGATGAATGTTGGATCTATTGTGGCAATGGTGCAGGATGCTTGGACATTGATAGTGATAGTTCACAAACTACACAGCAGAACTCGATGCGCAAAATCTTGTCgtggaggaagaggaagtTAAGCTTCAAATCTCGTAAAATTAAAGAAGAGCCTCTTCTGAAGAAACATTATGGTGAAGAAGGTGGAGACGATATCGACTTTGCCCGTAGGCAGCAGAGCACAAATGAGCTTTTCACTTGG TGGTATAATCTGGAGTTATCAGCAGCTGCATTTGGAGATGATAACTTTGCTGTGGGTAGTTGGGAACAGAAGGAGGTAACCAGTCGAGACGGACACTTGAAAGTCAACACCGAAGTCTTCTTCGCCTCTATTGATCAAAGGAGCGAGCGTGCTTCTGGGGAAAGTGCCTGCACAGCTCTAGTTGCTGTTATTGCTGATTGGTTACTTTCCAACCAAGATGAAATGCCCATCAAGTCTGAATTAGACAACTTGATCAGAGATGGATCTGCAGAATGGAGAAACCTTTGTGACAATAAAGACTACCTGGAGCAGTTCCCTGATAAACACTTTGATCTCGACACGGTGATTGATGCAAAAATCCGACCTCTATCTGTTGCTGCAGAGAAGTCATATGTTGGATTCTTCCACCCAGAAGGATTGGAGGAAGAGGGTGTTTTCGAGTTCCTTAAGGGCGCCATGTCTTTCGACACCATATGGGATGAAATCAGCCTCCTTGCAGCAGACCTTCCAACAAATACAGGTGAATCGATGGTCTACATTGTGAGCTGGAATGACCACTTCTTCATCTTGAAGGTTGACAAGGATGCTTACTACATCATAGACACTTTGGGCGAGCGGCTCTACGAGGGGTGCAATCAAGCGTACATTCTGAAATTCGACAGGGAGACAGTAATTAGTAGAttaccaaacaaaacaaaggcATCAGAGGAGAAAACCTCCGACACAAAGCAATCAAAGAACACAGAGTCATCAGATAAGAAAGCCTCCATTGacacaaaacaatcaaaaAGCAAAGAGTCATTGAAGGAGAAAAACACCATTGACACAAATCAATCAAAGAGCTCAGAACCATCAGAGGCAGAACCATCTACTACTGATGTGCCACAACTAAACAATACAGAGATGTTAGAAGAAAAACCGCCGGTCGATGTCATGCAACCAAGTGACTCTGAAGAAGCTACAACACCAGAACAGTCAAGTAGCCCAAAAGAAGCTTCGACTGAGAACAAAGATGAGTCGAGGAATGATGATGATACAGACGAAGAGGTTGTATGCACAGGGAAGGAGTGCTGCCAAGAGTATATCAAGAGCTTTCTCGCAGCAATTCCGATCAGGGAGTTGCTGgaagatgtgaagaagaaaggtTTGAGTTCATCAACACCCCTTCATCAACGGCTACAAATAGAATTCCACCGTGCCAAAATGATGTTGGATGAATCAAATTTTGGCAAAAGCAACGACTAA